One segment of Clarias gariepinus isolate MV-2021 ecotype Netherlands chromosome 6, CGAR_prim_01v2, whole genome shotgun sequence DNA contains the following:
- the psmd12 gene encoding 26S proteasome non-ATPase regulatory subunit 12, which produces MSDDRAERSDGKIVKMEIDYSATVDQRLPECEKMAKEGRLQEAVESLLSLEKQTRTASDMVSTSRILVAIVQMCYEAKDWDALNENIMLLSKRRSQLKQAVAKMVQECYKYVDTVTDLTVKLRLIDTLRTVTAGKIYVEIERARLTKTLANIKEQSGEIKEAAAILQELQVETYGSMEKKEKVEFILEQMRLCIAVKDYIRTQIISKKINTKFFQEEGTEESKLKYYNLMIQVDQHEGSYLSICKHYRAIYDTPCILEDSSKWQQALKSVVLYVVLSPYDNEQSDLVHRISADKKLEEIPKYKDFLKQFTTMELMRWSSLVEDYGKELREGSSDSPATDVFTYNEEGEKRWQDLKNRVVEHNIRIMAKYYTRITMKRMAGLLDLSIDESEEFLSNLVVNKTIYAKVDRLAGIINFQRPKDPNDLLNDWSHKLNSLMSLVNKTTHLIAKEEMIHNLQ; this is translated from the exons ATGTCGGACGACAGGGCTGAGCGATCAGACGGGAAGATAGTAAAGATGGAGATCGACTACAGTGCTACTGTAGACCAGAGACTGCCCGAGTGTGAGAAAATGGCTAAA GAGGGACGACTTCAGGAAGCTGTTGAGAGCCTTCTGTCTCTGGAGAAGCAGACCAGGACG GCTTCTGACATGGTGTCCACATCCAGGATCCTTGTAGCCATTGTGCAAATGTGCTACGAGGCAAAAGACTGGGACGCACTCAACGAGAACATCATGCTGCTCTCAAAGAGGAGGAGCCAGTTGAAGCAG GCTGTGGCCAAGATGGTGCAGGAGTGCTATAAATATGTGGACACTGTTACTGACCTGACTGTCAAACTGAGGCTTATCGACACTCTCAGAACCGTGACTGCAGGAAAG ATTTATGTTGAGATCGAACGTGCAAGACTCACTAAGACGCTGGCCAACATTAAAGAGCAGAGCGGTGAGATTAAAGAGGCCGCGGCCATTCTGCAGGAATTACAG GTGGAAACCTACGGCTCCATGGAGAAGAAAGAGAAGGTGGAGTTTATCCTGGAACAGATGAGGCTGTGCATAGCCGTTAAAGACTACATCCGAACCCAGATCATCAGCAAGAAGATTAACACAAAGTTCTTTCAGGAGGAAGGCACCGAG GAGTCAAAGTTGAAGTACTACAATCTGATGATACAAGTGGACCAACATGAAGGCTCTTACCTCTCCATATGCAAACACTACCGGGCGATTTATGATACTCCATGCATCCTGGAGGACAGCTCCAAGTGGCAGCAG GCCCTGAAAAGTGTGGTTCTCTACGTGGTTCTGTCTCCGTACGACAACGAACAGTCTGATCTAGTCCATCGGATCAGCGCGGACAAGAAACTGGAAGAAATCCCTAAATACAA GGATTTTCTGAAACAGTTTACCACCATGGAATTGATGCGCTGGTCCTCCCTGGTGGAGGATTATGGGAAGGAGCTGCGTGAGGGTTCTTCTGACAGCCCTGCCACTGACGTCTTCACTTACAATGAGGAAGGAGAGAAGAGATGGCAGGACCTGAAGAACAGAGTCGTAGAACAT AACATAAGGATCATGGCCAAGTATTACACAAGAATCACAATGAAGAGGATGGCTGGACTTCTTGATCTTTCCATTGAT GAATCTGAGGAGTTCCTGTCTAACCTGGTAGTAAACAAGACCATCTACGCCAAAGTGGATCGCCTGGCCGGCATCATCAACTTCCAGAGGCCCAAAGACCCCAATGACCTGCTGAACGACTGGTCCCACAAACTGAACTCCCTCATGTCCCTCGtcaacaaaacaacacaccttATCGCCAAGGAGGAGATGATCCACAACCTGCAGTAG